catagcaaccttttcttattagtttttgtcccttcaaattactaataagatgtagcttcgtgttgcccttttctccgtacaccattaagggttttcctttttctcgtataatgcgaattgcatttttgtaataaacgatatctgctttcacttctttcaaccagtccataccgattatcacatcaaaactccttaactctactggtatcaagtcaatcttaaatgtttcgctaacgagtttaatttctcgattctgacatatattatgaaactagaacttgtagaatttctcgattctgacatatagtaagctagcaaacttggaagtattcttgattttatgaaactagaacttgtagaatttatgaagaacacttagaacttgaagatagaacttgagagagatcaattagatgaagaaaattgaagaatgaaagtgtttgtaggtgtttttggtcgttggtgtatggattagatataaaggatatgtaattttgttttcatgtaaataagtcatgaatgattactcatatttttgtaattttatgagatatttcatgctagttgccaaatgatggttcccacatgtgttaggtgactcacatgggctgctaagagctgatcattggagtgtatatactaatagtacatacatctaaaagctgtgtattgtacgagtacgaatacgagtgcatacgagtagaattgttgatgaaactgaacaaggatgtaattgtaagcatttttgttaagtagaagtattttgataagtgtcttgaagtctttcaaaagtgtatgaatacatattaaaacactacacgtatatacattttaactgagtcgttaagtcatcgttagtcgttacatgtaagtgttgttttgaaacctttaggttaacgatcttgttaaatgttgttaacccaatgtttataatatcaaatgagattttaaattattatattatcataatattatgatgtacgaatatctattaatatgatatatatacattaaatgtcgttacaacgataatcgttacatatatgtctcgtttcaaaatcattaagttagtagtcttgtttttacatatgtagttcattgttaatatacttaatgatatgattacttatcataatatcatgttaactatatatataaccatatatatgtcatcatatagtttttacaagttttaacgttcgtgaatcaccggtcagcttgggtggtcaattgtctatatgaatcctatttcaattaatcaagtcttaacaagtttgattgcttaacatgttggaaacacttaatcatgtaaataacaatttcatttattatatatataaacatggaaaagttcgggtcactacaatcatctcctttaacttattgtatcccacatgcccaagacgttcatgccacagatcagccgtctcattctttcgaatCTTATCCACATAAGTTGTTTTagcagataatacatagaccgattctattcttcttccatgcataactggatttccaaccacctttactctcttgaataaggacacatcttctggtccaaaaagcacatagttcccttctgctgttaattgtggtactgacagtaaattcttctttaggccagggacaagatacaccttctcgattTGGAGCTTTTGAGAGCCGCctccatttggaattattgtctttccaatgtgagaaatagataaccttgaattgtcggctgtcaacacgactctctttcctttgtaatcatccatttcttgcaacttcgtctcatcattggtcatatgatttgagcacccagaatcaatgatccaatcatctttgtagtttatttttgactttaaagttgttgtaagagcttgatcatctatgtcagcttcaatagagagtccagcttctgcatcccatgttttctcattaatggttgcttcgaatgtgacctctttcttctcatctcttgcggcggacacatttccttcgaaagttcgccttctggggaatctacaatctcgagcaaaatgacccttcttgccacaattgaagcattcaccattctttctcttatcattttccccgtattgttggcgatgatctcttcttccttgttgagctccccctgaagcgttgccatttgattttgggtgacccttccacccatatgtcttactttctttcattgcctcttgtcttcgagatgttgctttcttcttattggtgaagagtgcatcttctccgtcttttatggttacttcattcatctgcttggctaatgcctcttgattagccaatagattctccagctctattaatgatggttgagtagaccatcctctcacagcggccataaatccattatactcggatcttaagccatggatgataattctcttcatccttgcatcactcactttctcttcaggagcaagttgagatatctcacgacaaatagatttcaccttggtgaaatactgagaaatggatagacttccttgtgagatacctgcgagctcattttccaatagctggaggcgtgcttcattcttctttgaaaacaatttttcaaaagtttcccaagctgcctttggtgttttctcgtcacggatgtgctccaatagatcctcctcgattgtggtcttcaatataaataaagccttcacggccttgatgttccattttctcaaggcttcggcattttctttcggtggaggcgttgtgtcactgccagcaactatttcccataaatcctatccttgtaggtaggattctatgcaagtccgccaataaccatagttgtggttattgagactcatgattccactgctcgtacttgcaagatctgccatcatgacgtccaacgtccaataagcttggtcccagaccgatgagctttcacagttcataactgtgctccgacagaatctcccttagagccttggtgaaaacaagtcgatgtaaacgtccaacgtttaccgatttcctccactagaaatggtcccgaacgacccgccctgataccaattgttggaagcttcgacaagcccaacacacccactatagaggatctagactatactagactcactacaccaacactttgacgttggttagcctttaattttataaatccttagtgcacaatgaacttaggcgacagtgtcaaccatatatctttaggcggtataaccgatcatgtattacttaggcgacagagccgaccatataataagaacaacaaaagtgcactaagaacttaaacacaaactaaggcttgatcgggaaacttaacaaaaacacttatattaaattacaattacaatattacttacaagctttctcttctctactttcgctaactcgcactcttcttctcttcttcacaactcacttcttatttcactcttacaACTTACAAATGAACtcctcacccctatttatactacttcatggaaacttctacacactagatatttccatggataaatatctagatatttctttcaCTTATAAATATCTAAATTTTCTAGAATTTTCTTTATattataatatctagatattttcttatacatattaatatctagatattttacatatatacatctattaattccatattattttataatatcaaatttgcattgcattttaacacAAACAAACATTTTTCAACAAAAACAAACCACCTCCTACGCCAATAAGGATTGAGGTGAAGAATCCCACAAAATTCTACAACACACTTATTATGAAATAGAGGAAGTGGCTTTTTAAGATGTGTATAAATGGTACAAGCTGATATCCTCTTTGTATTAGCTTCTGAAATAGTTTATAAGTTGAGTTATTTGTTTGGTATACATCACCGATCAATCATACTTGGTATATCTCTTCCTTTAATTCACTTAGGATGTATAATATAGTTAATACAGTGATAAAATAATGTATTTTGTGTCAGGGTCGGTCCCGAAAATTTAAGTACTTAGTTAGATTTGGTAAAAAGATCATTGGGCCTAAACGaataatataacttattttaaaagGCCTTTTGGGCTTTGCTAGGATGCTGGTGGACTTTAATTTCTTTTTTTCCGGAGCCTTTGCTTGTTTTTTGGGCCTATTGTGCTTCGTCTTCGTTGTTTCTTTGTGTTTTTCTAAGTCCCATGTTTCCCAAATCTCGactatgtttgtatatatataaataattggcCCCCTGAAAACGTGTGCCCCAAATGGTCGATCGAGTTGCTCCTCATTGAGCAGCCTTTGTTTTGCGCAGAGAGCAGCATGATCACGTTTTTAAACTTtctttaaaaattcttattttctcACTTGTATACAGTGCCCACACTTGTTATCCTGAAAGCATTTTCCAAGAAGTTGACATTATGTTATCTAAACAAACCATTTGAACATATCAGTGGTAATTTCAGGTTTTAGTTGCTACCTGGTATATAATTGTCATCAACTCTTTTGTTTGGCATAGAGGAAATATAAAAAAATGCGGTAATTGCGTACATagtaaaatttaaaatcttttattCCTCACGAGTCTATAAGTACGTAAGACGCAATTATCCGTCTTTTACCACAGTAAAAACTATTACAAACGGATAATAAAAAATGTATCATAACCTACGCTTACGGAAACAATCAGAAAGAAAGTAATAACATGTATACAAACATTCTTCAACTAAAACCACCTCCTGCGCCAGTTAGGATTTATGTAAAGAATCCCAAAAAATCCCATCAAGAACACAAACCATGTGGAGACCAAACTTGCGCTAAAGGAAACCATATCCACATCATACCATTTTTCTTCATTTTCTTCCGGCGCCATCATTAACGTAGAATTTGTTTTTGCAGGTGCACAACTCTTCGCTAATGGTGGTCCACAAAGAAACGGGTTACCCTCATAGCTACTAGCAGGAAACGTCCCAAACTGTCCTTTCATTTGTGGGAGGCTACCAGACAGATTGTTGTTAGCAACAATGAAATTAGACAGATAATTCAACCGAATCAGTTCCAACGGAACATTACCACTCAAATGGTTTGAAGAAATATCCAAGCTCTCTATATTTGCTAGATTTGAGAAAGAACGTGGTATGGGTCCTGTGAGTTGATTATGAGACAAGTTAACTGCATGAACATCGACCAACATCCCAAGTTCTTGTGGGATTTCACCGGTTAGATTGTTACAAGATAAATCCAACCCTGACATGTGATCCAGGATTCCACCTTTGTAGGAATCATGCCTGCTTTTTGTAAGGAACTCAACTTCGTCTTGTCTTTCATAGATTTCATTCTGTCCATGTATCTCGGTGTACTTCACTATGACACTTTCATACGGATAAAATGTGCGCATTGGCATCTGTAAAGTTAAAGTGTTTAAAAAGGACAGTTTGCCACTTTGAGTGATATTTTGTAAGCAATCAGGTATTGAACCagaaaggaagttgctagataagTTTAACAGCCTCAAATAACTTAACTGGCACAACTGCTTAGGAATCGAACCAGCGAAATTAGTATTTCTCAAAAGGAGGATTCTTAAACTTGAGAGTTCACCTAAGAATTGTGGAATGTTACCTGATAGCTTGTTATTGCCCATATCCAAAGTCAAGAGATTTGTTAGATTACGAAAAGATTCAGGTATTGATCCCGTGAAACTGTTTGAATCCAAATGAAGATGCTCCATATGAGTATACATACCTAAGCAGGATGGAACGGACCCCGAGAAATTATTTTGTGAGATATCGAGATGCGAGAATGAGGCCGTCCCACATGGGAATTGACCTTCAAACATGTTGTCCCGTATCACGAGTGCATATAAGGATGTCTGGTTGGTTATCCATCCTGGAATTACACCTGAAAATAGGTTGCCACTAATATCCAACGTCATTATAAAAACACCTTGAGTATTGATCTCTTTTGTGAGCACCCCTGTAAACCGATTATTGTCTAACAACATAATTAATAGCTGACTTGCGTTGTATTTTCTTGAAAGTACTTCACCATGCAAACTGTTATTAGATAGTCGTAAAACCTGCAACACTTGACAGTTAGAAAGCAATCCCTCCGGCACTTCTCCTGAGAAATCATTGTGAGATAAATCTAACGTATGTATTTCACTCAAACCGCCCATTGACCAAGGGAGAGGGCCGTTCAAAGAATTTTGAGACAAGTTCAAGTTTTCTATATACGGAAAAATATTTCCTACATCATGAGGTATAGTACCTGTCATTAGATTATCAGATATATCCAACCATCGTGTATTAGCGTTTCTATACAACGGCATACGAATAGGACCAGAAATTGAGTTGTTCCTTAAACTAACAACTTCCAGATCTGCATTACTACTAATCAACCAAATTGGAAATTGCATCTCTAGTGAGTTACTAGATAGGTCTAGTACTTTTAATGTACGCTGATGAAGTAGAAAACTGGGAAGAACTCTTCGTTTAAGCCTGTTTAGATTGCAATTAGATAACACAAGAACTTCCAACTGAAACATCGGAACCCAACCTTTAGGCTCTTCTATCTCAACCTCAAATTTGTCGTTGTCACTTATGAATTGGACCATCTCTAACTTTGTATGATTGGAGAACGAGCTAAATGATAACGAGCCTTCAAACTTATTATGACTAAAATCAACATACTTAAGAGATGTGAGATTAGCAAACAGTGATGGTGGAAGTGTTCCAGTGAATTGGTTTTCAGAAATATCAAAGAGTTCAAGAGATGTTAGACTGCTTAAACACTCAGAAAGGTTTCCATCAAACTTGTTATAACGAAGATCCAACTCTTGGAGGTTCTTCAACCGGCACAACCCTGCACCCAAATGGAATAATTATCTACCACATTAAACGAACTTTTCAAGTATGCTTTAGATAACTTACCATGATCTAGTAATGAGGCGTTGAGGTAATTGCCAGCAAACGACACAActtcaagtgaagatattttactTATTGCAGATGGGATGCTCCCAACTAAATAATTTGCACTCATATCTAAGACCTCCAGATGGCGTAAAGATGCCAAAGCTAGATTAATTACATAAGTAGATTAAATATGGGTTAGTAATCAAGACTCAAACTCTAAAAAGAGAATTTTGTATACTTGTGTCTTACGGAAAGCTGAAACTGAAATAAATTTTGCATCACTGTTGGAGCCTTCAAATGAGTTGTTAATTACTTGATAATACTGAATTTGTagaaaaatgaaacaaaaaccAATTATTTTACCTTCCATAGGCAGTGTTCCATTGATAAAATTAGACTGCAAACACAAAAATCTTAAGGATGGAAAAGCAGCCATTGCCCGTATGACATCATCTTTATTGAAGTAGTTCGTTTCGAGATTTAAGTGCACCAGGGTGCTCATGGTGCCTAAAACGTAatgttagaaagaaaaaaaatagaatacACAACACCTCAGCTGAAATAATGTTTTATCGTAATCTTAATAGTTGAAAATTGATGGAAAGTTATACGGTGTTATCTATGTATCTGCTATATATAGACATAGATCAGAAGTTTTAAAACAGCTGTTAAATTATATTTATGAGACATTTAGTGTATTTAATAATCTAACCGTTATATGTGAATGAGTCTAGGTTACAATAGCTTAGATCGAGTTCCTCTAAGTGAGTGAAACGAGATAATTCTGCagaaaagttattaaaaaaaaaaaaaaaatagagaagGCAAATTTGTTATGACAGTTAAGATGAAACTTAGATGTTTAACAATGTCTACGTATATATTACGAAATTATGATACACATGCCTTGCATCAGAAAAGAGGTTCCAAATAATAAAGCAGAATCACTAAGATCGAGAATCTTGAGAGATGGGAGGGAACTTAGGCACGATATGACGCTTGTGGTGACACGGTTACTTCCAAGGGCTATGCTCTCTAACCTTGTTAAATTCTTGCAAcctgtaataataatagtataatattAATGAATGAATCCTAAGAGAAACTTACATGTCTGTAGTTGTAGAATTAAACAAGTGTAATTAAGTTGCTTGATTTAATTCAAAAATTTTTACTTTTGAACTATCTACAAATAACTGTGCCTATCTAAAGGAATTAAAATCGTACCAAAGGGCCATTGGCTTAGTGGTCACGAGGTGGCTCTTCCAACCatgaggttgagggttcaagtcatGGGATGGAACAATTGTATATTGTATGAACTATTTAATCTGGTAATTAAGATCGTGATGGGTGCTATCACCATCAGAAAAGATATTTATTATATTTTGCTGATAAATATAGTAAGGTTAATTACATTACTATGAAGCCACTTTGCTGTACTAAAATCAGAGTGATATAGCATGGATGTACAGTTGTACATACCTTGAGCTGGAAATGATTCAGAAGAAAAAAGCTTGCTACTAAAATCTAGGACTTGGAGTGATGGAAGAGCCTTTAAAGATGTTAATAATGTTATTAGGCTTTCATTGAAACGATTAGACCCAAGATTTAAAACTTTCAACTTCTTCAAAACCAAAAATCAAGCATCCAAATTCTCAATACCACATACATAATTAAGAAAATCAACGAATTCGTACAAGTAAACTCTTATTGTGTTTGGATTAATGACAAACTGGCTTGACTATCTTATTAGTACTTTCTAAAATCATTTACAAAATTACAACATTCTTGTCTTATTTGCTGGGGTCCTTGGTGAGTATCGCTTGTCACATACGGAGAAGTTACTCATGTAGTTGATCTCAATGCAAGTTGCACAACACGTGAAAACATGAGTATGTTTAATTACTAGAAATGATGATGATTACCTTGCACTAAGAAAGTACCATGATAGTTAATGTCTCTGATATTCAATACCTCCAAATTTTCCAAAGCTGCAAACTCTACAATATATGTGTGTAAAAGGGTATGTATAAGCCTCTTGATAACATATATGCATGTACATGTGCTATACACAAAGTTATAGGGCGAAAAAGATACCATGCGCAGGAAAAGTGGAAGCCGCCGAGATACTCGGGCTGTAAAGTGTTTGGTCATAGGGATGCGCAATGCCCGAAAAATATCACGGTTCAGCCAACTACAAAAGTTATCGATAGTGATGGTTTTCAATCTGTAAAACCTTCGAAGGTGGTCACGCCGAATAAGAAACAGAATGACGGCTTTAAAATGGCAAAACGTGGGCCTACTATGGTGTACAGGCCAAAGATTAACCCAACAAATGTTGCAAGTACAAGTGGTACTCCAAGTAAGAACGTTCCAGTGGAAAAGCCAAGGAAGGATAAGCACCATGTTTCTTTTAGTAACTCTTATGCTGTTCTAGATAACATTGTGGAAGAAGGAGGTACAACAGGGTATTAACTTGTTGATGAACCTAGTGATGTAGAACCTGAGAATAACGAGACTGTGAACTTTATGGTTCCACCAAATTCTGAGGGGGCAAGCACTCCCGGTAAGGACGGTCATCATGGTTAGTATCGCTGCATGGAATATAAGGGGTTTGAACCGAATCCCTAAACAACAAGAGGTTCACGAGGTGGTTGTTAGTAACCGGTTAAGTGTCTTTGCTGTTTTAGAGTCTCACGTTGCTCTTAGTAAACTTAATAATGTTTGTAATTCTGTGTTTCCTCATTGGAGTTGGACATCGAATAGTAATATGTGTGCTATTGGTACTCGTATTATTTTGGGTTGGGATCCATCTGTAACTCAACTTATGGTGGTTACAGCTACTGATCAGGTGGTTCATTGTCTACTCTCATTTCACTGTGGTAAGAAATTCTATGTCTCTTTTGTTTATGCAGCTAATTCCTACATACAACGTAGACAACTATGGAAGGATTTATGTGTTCATAAGCAGTTTGTGGGTGATCACCCTTGGACTATTATGGGGGATTTTAATGCATCTCTTAGTCTTGAGGAGTCCACTGCTAGCTCTTCAAATGTCACTATTGCTATGCGTGAGTTTCAAGAATGTGTAGATGCAATTAACATGGCGGATGTGAATTATTCTGGGTTACATTATACATGGAATCAGCGTCCTAACTCAGAAACTGGTATTCTAAAGAAAATTGATCGAGTTATGGCTAATGATATGTtgatgtgataaaaccgacctttaaattttacaactaaactaactaataaatattatcacactacgggcaactagtcccgatcgtgcagcaatagatactggcaagtcaagttcgttccacagggagaagcgtattcaagaatttaatgacaattaattatccttttaagtgggttttaattggtttttggttttggatataattaactaaaataataataaaaactacaataaataaaaatataagaaagtgtatttacttagatttcgtccccctcgttgatatgaatcatagacaattcataatcaatttactatggattgttgttaagtccgattacaatattatatagtatataacttcgtgataacctctcgatttcataaagtcttgatttactaagattcaacttaactttcgctaatttcgtcttaacaaagcaaactatacccgatcattcgaattgtgattcaacctagttttaactttcattaaaacttaaactaaaatggtttcccttcttataatttcatgactgtataaatataaatatcacccaatCACCAAATCCATATTCTTATATTTTTGTTAGAAATATAATCCTACGTTTTGTCTAGATCACAAATAGTGTTGAAGCATATTTTATATATCACCAATTTAACTTTTGCTAAATGATTCAATAAACTATGTGACGgggattaagtattaaatttatataataatggatcttttgattgaacacaatatcTAAAATGATCTAAATATCATCTTAACTAACTATattcaatctaattttcattggatcttattttagatagttaactataccccgattatctaaattgagacctagtctagttttgactttcgccaaaacttaaatcataacggtttccctttttatgatttcacgattatataaactataatattacccaaaccaccgaatcttatttctaaattggtgtcaataatttatccataagttcgtctaaatcacttttagtgttaaagcataatctatatcaataaaaataactttcgctatttttatctaataaattaagtgatagggttaaatatctaattatataacaatggttctttcaACTAGGCACAATATTAAAAATAATCTAAGTTACATTTTAGTATTCTAAATGAAAACAATCCATAATCgaggggttctacatctaagcaaacacgagagtaaactaactaatcataataataggacgGGAGTAAAAATGCAAACATAAAATAATAAACatggcaataataataattctagcaaAATGATAGTAACAAAAAAGGctataactaataacaataataacaataataatgatagtagcgaTAATGAAATTTAAATAGAACAACTTACAAACAAAGCTTCAATTTATTGATTGGAAATGGTAAGAAATGGAAATGACAGCACCCGTGCACACGAACAATAATACCCGTACAATATTGAAACTATCTAACTTGAACTTGGAATTAAAAATAATACGGAATACGAAACTTAAAATAATTGATACGgagtaaaagaaaataatatgaCAGTATCTTGAAATTAATTTATGAGTAAGTTGATGTCTCTTGACTCTCTGCTTTCTATCTCTGTATCCTCTTTTCAACCGGTGCAAACCTCTTTCTATATAATCTCAAATCATGAGATTTAAGATTAAattaattactattatatattatatttattattatatgttaaaCTGCATCTGAATCTGAGACGTTCTCTTGCTCCAGCCGAAAGTAACAAATTTTATATCATAAAGTGTACCGCCCCATGTGAACTTGGAATCTAACTCTGGTCGAAaacctacgcgtttcgcgtagataggtacgcgtttTGCGTAAGgcatcttcatgaaagttgtagatttttgagttacggatgcctggacacctgattcgccttttttcgagtccgtatgatttagttatgatttttttcgtgcaggcgcgctgatttcgtgatttcgatcattttaacttgtagtcttgaggcgcgatgttgtagtcttttgttgctcattagaaatctccattttatctttattttgatctttatatcattgaaaatccataataacacttcattcgacgctttggacattttaaccaattacaaacctgaaaactactcggatacacataaaatcataacatttgggactgatattgcgactaagaatatgcattaattgagcaatatcaaattaccccacacttgaacgttgcttgtcctcaagcaattactacTTTTCAATAGACTTGGAATACTACATAATCTTCCATATAAATCATTAAACAacacacacacaccacacgaaacgaaaacacacgctttatgaaATAGATTGAAAACACCACACAATATTTATTGGGTCACACGCAcatcacacgaaatgaaattctgacaacagaaacaacgaTGAAATTCGTGATTAAAGTCTCATGAAAAATtacaaatttggatccttagggaaaattggaccttgtgaaaacgttttatgattttttaaAATGGCATGCTAGCTTTTACGCTAGACACGTTTtctggttttaacctcaaattccggttgagggtaactgaaaaccgaagtctcagtcggcgattagcaagctatccgccccatgattgaagtatcatggaacttgaaaccgaatgtcctaaaaatggttttacacaatatagttcataaaatagcataagttttagaagaaacttatatcatgtccaaatatcattggtgaaccatgagtttgcacacctcaatttgttatggcatatgtatgttgactgcggtcaaacatagatgcggttgatctttacggagatcatccatctggggattagattcattagtcttaaaagctaatttgcaatgtgccccccattgtacgagacatatccatctcatggttaggattagtctgaccaccaaaaaccctgtttgatgctgaggtgaggtggatttccagcagatgatagagatgacttttcaagatttttcatcaacctacagctgttctggactacatcttctaac
This genomic window from Rutidosis leptorrhynchoides isolate AG116_Rl617_1_P2 chromosome 2, CSIRO_AGI_Rlap_v1, whole genome shotgun sequence contains:
- the LOC139894141 gene encoding putative receptor-like protein 8, with the translated sequence MLLDNNRFTGVLTKEINTQGVFIMTLDISGNLFSGVIPGWITNQTSLYALVIRDNMFEGQFPCGTASFSHLDISQNNFSGSVPSCLGMYTHMEHLHLDSNSFTGSIPESFRNLTNLLTLDMGNNKLSGNIPQFLGELSSLRILLLRNTNFAGSIPKQLCQLSYLRLLNLSSNFLSGSIPDCLQNITQSGKLSFLNTLTLQMPMRTFYPYESVIVKYTEIHGQNEIYERQDEVEFLTKSRHDSYKGGILDHMSGLDLSCNNLTGEIPQELGMLVDVHAVNLSHNQLTGPIPRSFSNLANIESLDISSNHLSGNVPLELIRLNYLSNFIVANNNLSGSLPQMKGQFGTFPASSYEGNPFLCGPPLAKSCAPAKTNSTLMMAPEENEEKWYDVDMVSFSASLVSTWFVFLMGFFGILYINPNWRRRWF